The Blastococcus sp. HT6-4 genome window below encodes:
- a CDS encoding helicase C-terminal domain-containing protein: protein MSTEAPATLAAWLRTRSDEQLRALLAARPDVARPAPSDVVALASRLAVPVSVDRALDELDAATLQVLDVVLLAPTDGMAPDALIAALPEVPDDVLDGAVERLTTRALLWGDDVLHAPEPVRRAVRYPAGLGRRALDLRVQLPADLPVVLAELSPEERGVLERLAGDRPVGHLPDTPSGGSTPARRLLQRGLLARIDALNVELPREIGLLLRGDSPFGPPRRRPEPAVVTRDPQVVDRQAAGAALESVGRIGELLALLEEEPAGLLRSGGVGVRDQKRLARALHVSEPEAAWLLELASAAGLLDVGGPHRDEWLPTRGYDVWREQDLADRWAVLAAGWLAGVRLPSLVGVRDLAGKAANPLSPDLVRHTAPAIRRSALTVLAEQPPGSGLVPDDLTALLRWRTPRRADRLAPVPDMLGEAARLGVLVSGVLSTAGRGLLAAGEDGAADGMRGLLPEPVDHVLAQPDLSLIAPGPLVAELADTLAVAADVESSGGATVFRVSESSVRRALDAGWSASDLHDFFTKASRTPVPQALDYLVDDVARQHGRLRVGAIESYVRSDDHGLLSQVLNDRRTASAELRRLAPGVLVSGLGADEVLTVLREAGYAPAGENPGGAVLTRPPARPRAAGRRPGGESHPAPRPLSGADLDSTVREIRAGDAALAARRGDAVRQVPGVTTASTLELLSRAVREGVPVWLGYVDAQGSGSQRVVQPVSLAGGFLSGYDEGRGENRTFAVHRITSVALVEPDDAG, encoded by the coding sequence ATGTCCACCGAAGCCCCCGCGACGCTCGCCGCCTGGCTCCGCACCCGCAGCGACGAGCAGCTGCGCGCGCTGCTGGCCGCCCGGCCCGACGTCGCCCGCCCGGCGCCGTCCGACGTCGTCGCGCTCGCCAGCCGTCTGGCGGTGCCGGTGTCGGTCGACCGCGCGCTCGACGAGCTGGACGCCGCGACGCTGCAGGTGCTCGACGTCGTGCTGCTGGCGCCCACCGACGGCATGGCCCCCGACGCGCTGATCGCCGCGCTGCCGGAGGTGCCCGACGACGTCCTCGACGGCGCCGTCGAGCGGCTCACCACCCGGGCGCTGCTGTGGGGCGACGACGTGCTGCACGCCCCCGAGCCGGTGCGCCGCGCCGTCCGGTACCCGGCGGGGCTGGGCCGGCGCGCGCTCGACCTGCGGGTGCAGCTGCCGGCCGACCTGCCCGTCGTGCTGGCCGAGCTGTCCCCGGAAGAGCGCGGCGTGCTGGAGCGGCTGGCCGGCGACCGCCCGGTCGGCCACCTGCCCGACACCCCGAGCGGCGGCTCCACCCCGGCCCGCCGGCTGCTGCAGCGCGGCCTGCTCGCCCGCATCGACGCGCTCAACGTGGAGCTGCCGCGCGAGATCGGGCTGCTGCTGCGTGGTGACTCCCCCTTCGGCCCGCCGCGGCGCCGTCCCGAGCCGGCCGTGGTCACCCGCGACCCGCAGGTGGTGGACCGCCAGGCCGCCGGCGCCGCGCTGGAGAGCGTCGGGCGGATCGGCGAGCTGCTCGCGCTGCTCGAGGAGGAGCCGGCGGGGCTGCTGCGCAGCGGCGGGGTGGGCGTGCGCGACCAGAAGCGACTGGCCCGCGCCCTGCACGTGTCCGAGCCCGAGGCCGCCTGGCTGCTGGAGCTCGCGTCCGCCGCCGGGCTGCTGGACGTGGGCGGCCCGCACCGCGACGAGTGGCTGCCCACCCGCGGCTACGACGTCTGGCGGGAGCAGGACCTCGCCGACCGCTGGGCGGTGCTGGCCGCCGGCTGGCTGGCGGGCGTGCGGCTGCCCTCGCTGGTCGGGGTGCGCGACCTCGCGGGCAAGGCGGCCAACCCGCTCTCCCCCGACCTGGTGCGGCACACGGCACCGGCGATCCGCCGCTCGGCGCTGACCGTGCTCGCCGAGCAGCCGCCCGGCTCCGGGCTCGTGCCGGACGACCTCACCGCCCTGCTGCGCTGGCGCACCCCGCGGCGCGCCGACCGGCTGGCCCCGGTGCCCGACATGCTCGGCGAGGCCGCGCGGCTCGGCGTCCTGGTGTCCGGCGTGCTGTCCACCGCCGGCCGGGGGCTGCTCGCCGCCGGGGAGGACGGCGCCGCCGACGGCATGCGCGGGCTGCTGCCCGAGCCGGTCGACCACGTGCTGGCCCAGCCGGACCTGTCGCTGATCGCGCCGGGGCCGCTGGTGGCCGAGCTCGCCGACACGCTGGCCGTCGCCGCCGACGTCGAGTCCTCCGGCGGGGCGACGGTGTTCCGGGTGTCGGAGAGCAGCGTGCGCCGGGCGCTGGACGCCGGGTGGTCGGCGTCGGACCTGCACGACTTCTTCACCAAGGCGTCGCGCACCCCGGTGCCGCAGGCGCTGGACTACCTGGTCGACGACGTCGCCCGCCAGCACGGCCGGCTGCGCGTGGGGGCGATCGAGTCCTACGTGCGCTCCGACGACCACGGGCTGCTGTCCCAGGTGCTCAACGACCGGCGGACCGCCTCCGCGGAGCTGCGCCGGCTGGCACCCGGCGTGCTGGTGAGCGGCCTCGGCGCCGACGAGGTGCTCACCGTGCTGCGCGAGGCGGGCTACGCCCCGGCCGGCGAGAACCCGGGCGGCGCCGTCCTCACCCGGCCCCCGGCCCGGCCGCGCGCCGCCGGCCGCCGGCCCGGCGGCGAGTCGCACCCCGCGCCGCGTCCGCTGAGCGGAGCCGACCTGGACTCGACGGTGCGGGAGATCCGCGCCGGTGACGCCGCGCTGGCCGCCCGCCGCGGGGACGCGGTGCGCCAGGTGCCCGGGGTGACGACGGCGTCGACGCTGGAGCTGCTGTCCCGCGCCGTCCGCGAGGGCGTGCCGGTGTGGCTTGGCTACGTCGACGCGCAGGGCAGCGGCAGCCAGCGGGTGGTGCAGCCGGTGTCATTGGCCGGCGGCTTCCTGTCCGGCTACGACGAGGGGCGCGGGGAGAACCGCACCTTCGCCGTGCACCGGATCACCTCGGTCGCCCTCGTCGAGCCCGACGACGCCGGCTGA